One genomic window of Medicago truncatula cultivar Jemalong A17 chromosome 1, MtrunA17r5.0-ANR, whole genome shotgun sequence includes the following:
- the LOC25482611 gene encoding probable xyloglucan endotransglucosylase/hydrolase protein 28, producing MEKIQMMLFLFCFFIFVMPCYSVSPRNFPIIPFDEGYTPLFGDHNLIIHSDSKAVHLLLDESSGSGFASHDLYLHGYFSASIKLPSDYTAGVVVAFYLSNGDMYEKNHDEIDFEFLGNIRGKDWRIQTNVYGNGSTNIGREERYGLWFDPSEEFHHYSILWTDSKIIFYVDDVPIREVKRTESMRGDFPSKAMTLYSTIWDASTWATNGGKYKVNYKYAPYIAEFSDFVLHGCAVDPIEHVTKCDSAQSSETVPSDVTQLERIKMENFRLKHMTYSYCYDKTRYKVPLPECVIDSRQAERLRKFDPVTFGNGRHRRGKRHHQNKVTSF from the exons atggaaaagattcaaatgatgttgttcttgttctgtttttttatttttgttatgcCTTGTTACTCTGTTTCACCTAGAAATTTTCCTATTATACCTTTTGATGAAGGGTATACACCTTTGTTTGGAGACCATAACTTGATCATTCATTCTGATTCCAAAGCTGTTCATCTCTTACTTGATGAGTCTTCag GCTCTGGATTTGCTTCTCATGATCTTTACCTTCATGGTTATTTCAGTGCTTCCATTAAATTACCTTCTGATTACACTGCTGGAGTTGTGGTTGCATTTTAT TTGTCAAATGGTGACATGTATGAGAAGAACCATGATGAAATAGACTTTGAATTTTTGGGAAACATAAGAGGCAAAGATTGGAGGATTCAAACAAATGTTTATGGAAATGGAAGTACAAACATTGGAAGAGAAGAAAGATATGGTTTATGGTTTGATCCTTCAGAGGAATTTCATCACTATAGTATTCTTTGGACAGATTCTAAGATAAT ATTTTATGTAGATGATGTTCCTATCAGAGAAGTAAAGAGAACTGAGTCAATGAGAGGAGATTTTCCATCAAAGGCTATGACTTTGTATTCTACCATATGGGATGCATCTACTTGGGCTACCAATGGAGGAAAATACAAAGTAAACTACAAATATGCACCCTATATTGCTGAATTCTCCGACTTTGTCCTACATGGTTGTGCAGTTGATCCTATTGAGCATGTGACCAAGTGTGACAGTGCTCAAAGTTCAGAAACTGTACCTTCTGATGTTACACAACTAGAAAGAATCAAAATGGAGAACTTTAGGTTGAAACACATGACATATTCTTACTGTTATGACAAAACTAGATATAAAGTCCCTCTACCGGAGTGTGTGATCGATTCGCGACAAGCTGAAAGGCTGAGAAAATTTGATCCTGTTACATTTGGTAATGGCCGGCACCGCCGTGGAAAGAGACATCACCAAAACAAAGTTACTTCGttttag